In Kryptolebias marmoratus isolate JLee-2015 linkage group LG4, ASM164957v2, whole genome shotgun sequence, the following proteins share a genomic window:
- the bloc1s1 gene encoding biogenesis of lysosome-related organelles complex 1 subunit 1, with the protein MLSRLLKEHQAKQNERKELQEKRRREAIAAATCLTEALVDHLNVGVAQAYVNQRKLDHEVKTLQVQASQFSKQTAQWISMVEGFNQALKEIGDVENWARSIEMDMRTIATALEYVHKGQLQSAGS; encoded by the exons ATGTTGTCTCGCTTGCTAAAGGAGCACCAGGCGAAGCAAAATGAGCGGAAGGAACTTCAGG AGAAACGCAGACGTGAAGCTATTGCTGCAGCCACCTGTCTGACTGAAGCTTTGGTGGACCACCTCAATGTCGG TGTCGCTCAGGCGTATGTAAACCAACGTAAACTGGACCATGAGGTGAAGACTCTGCAAGTACAGGCGAGCCAGTTCTCCAAGCAAACTGCTCAGTGGATCAGCATGGTGGAGGGTTTCAATCAGGCTTTAAAG gaaATTGGGGATGTTGAGAACTGGGCCCGCAGTATTGAGATGGACATGAGAACGATCGCCACAGCTCTGGAGTATGTACACAAGGGACAGCTTCAGTCTGCTGGTTCGTAA